One window of the Candidatus Nitrospira nitrosa genome contains the following:
- a CDS encoding DUF3558 domain-containing protein, producing the protein MDFVVFRCIGRVVLCLIPVMAVSLPVGAAPPGLNPCALVTTAEVEQVIGKLRGTPKGETLADAKSCTYEFTNGQDEFEVWIGPGDAFALMRKDAKKPVSVGGFGEEAYMERGRLDLGSLELTMRKGAVLAQLSIREGAGDEAKLKALAQKAVGRM; encoded by the coding sequence ATGGATTTTGTTGTATTTCGTTGTATAGGGCGTGTCGTATTGTGCCTGATCCCGGTGATGGCCGTGAGTCTTCCGGTCGGCGCTGCCCCGCCTGGTCTGAATCCCTGCGCATTAGTGACAACCGCAGAGGTCGAGCAGGTCATCGGTAAGCTGAGGGGGACACCCAAAGGGGAAACACTGGCTGATGCTAAGTCGTGTACGTACGAATTTACCAATGGCCAGGATGAGTTCGAAGTCTGGATTGGCCCAGGTGATGCCTTCGCACTTATGCGGAAGGATGCGAAAAAGCCGGTGTCGGTGGGTGGCTTCGGGGAGGAGGCCTATATGGAGCGAGGCAGACTCGACCTCGGTTCGCTGGAACTCACCATGAGGAAAGGGGCGGTGTTGGCGCAACTTTCGATCAGGGAAGGCGCAGGCGACGAAGCGAAGCTGAAGGCCTTAGCGCAGAAGGCTGTGGGGCGAATGTGA
- a CDS encoding ParA family protein: MKTLVLANQKGGVGKTAIACQLGYFLVEMLKKRVLIIDLDHQGNTSKNIGTSRLATISSITANQLLTEPVTTIEGGTFVVIPSHADLLKLERREEDHNQFANNLRLFLNEMDDRFDVAIIDTNPNPDIRVLASLVVGDFVLSPIQLNQEAVDGIAALRAQVLKIQSTLNKDLRFIGLLPNLVEPTPFQRANFDQLCKAFASLFIRLEDGRMAAIPSRTAVAEAQAMGAPIWTLQKTSSREAWLHLKPIFQKVAHTMGVME; this comes from the coding sequence ATGAAAACATTGGTCTTAGCCAATCAGAAGGGCGGCGTAGGGAAAACGGCGATTGCCTGCCAACTGGGGTACTTCCTCGTCGAAATGCTCAAGAAACGGGTCTTGATCATTGACTTGGACCATCAGGGAAACACGTCGAAAAATATCGGCACTTCCAGGCTGGCCACCATCTCCTCCATCACAGCCAACCAACTGTTGACGGAGCCGGTCACCACCATTGAGGGTGGAACGTTTGTGGTGATTCCCTCGCATGCCGACCTACTTAAACTCGAGCGACGAGAAGAGGATCACAACCAGTTCGCCAACAATCTCCGGCTGTTCCTCAACGAAATGGACGACCGGTTCGATGTGGCCATCATTGATACGAATCCGAACCCGGATATCCGCGTGCTCGCATCACTCGTGGTGGGTGATTTTGTGCTGTCGCCTATTCAACTGAATCAAGAAGCGGTCGATGGCATCGCAGCACTCCGGGCGCAGGTCCTCAAGATACAGAGCACGCTAAATAAAGATCTTCGATTCATCGGCCTGCTGCCGAATCTGGTGGAACCCACGCCCTTTCAACGCGCGAATTTCGACCAACTCTGTAAGGCCTTTGCCTCGCTGTTCATTCGACTAGAGGACGGCCGAATGGCCGCCATTCCCTCACGCACAGCGGTGGCGGAAGCACAGGCGATGGGAGCACCGATCTGGACATTGCAGAAAACCAGTTCTCGAGAGGCATGGCTGCATCTGAAGCCGATCTTTCAAAAGGTGGCTCATACGATGGGGGTGATGGAATGA
- a CDS encoding ParB/RepB/Spo0J family partition protein: MKKPLIATLDLTALDRTTPAPTPDPIAKERTVTAEVLGRPLHIPLKDIDEDPGQPRQEFDAASMEELEQSVRIHGVKTPISIRPHPTEPKRWILNFGARRLRASRAVGKTTIPAFIDRSHTDYQQVIENLQREDLKPRELAMFIKKKMDEGEKQAHIAELLGVNRSMVTNHLALIDPPACIEEIYTSGKCSSAKTLYDLRNLHKEFPKDVERWCATDQEITRATVSALSAKLRGTQKTPVAPSKSERSGEKQRNSPVPALPSLIVMFQDRSGTVDLRRAPQQANHLIVNFSDGKQEEVPARHCHIEQIIFP, encoded by the coding sequence ATGAAAAAACCACTAATCGCGACGTTGGATCTCACGGCCCTTGATCGGACGACTCCCGCACCGACACCGGATCCGATCGCCAAAGAACGGACCGTGACGGCTGAAGTCTTGGGACGCCCGCTTCATATTCCGTTGAAGGACATCGACGAAGACCCCGGACAGCCGCGCCAGGAATTCGATGCAGCGAGCATGGAAGAACTGGAACAGAGCGTTAGGATCCATGGAGTCAAAACACCGATATCGATTCGTCCCCATCCCACGGAGCCGAAACGATGGATTTTGAATTTTGGAGCGCGTCGCCTCAGAGCCTCCAGAGCCGTTGGAAAAACTACGATCCCCGCCTTCATCGATCGTTCGCATACGGACTATCAACAAGTAATCGAAAACTTGCAGCGGGAAGATCTGAAGCCGCGTGAGCTCGCGATGTTCATCAAGAAGAAGATGGACGAAGGAGAAAAACAGGCTCACATTGCCGAGCTCCTCGGCGTGAACCGATCCATGGTCACGAATCACTTGGCGCTCATTGACCCACCGGCTTGTATCGAAGAGATTTACACGTCAGGGAAATGTTCCTCCGCCAAGACACTCTATGACTTGCGGAACCTGCATAAGGAGTTTCCTAAAGACGTCGAACGGTGGTGTGCGACCGATCAGGAGATCACCCGTGCAACCGTGTCGGCCTTATCCGCCAAACTGAGGGGCACACAGAAAACACCCGTCGCCCCTTCAAAGAGTGAACGTAGTGGTGAGAAACAGAGGAATAGTCCGGTACCAGCGCTGCCGTCTTTGATCGTCATGTTTCAGGATCGATCAGGCACTGTAGATCTGCGGCGTGCCCCACAACAAGCAAACCACCTGATCGTCAATTTTTCGGATGGGAAGCAGGAGGAAGTACCGGCTCGGCACTGTCACATCGAACAGATTATTTTCCCGTAG
- a CDS encoding patatin-like phospholipase family protein, translating to MVIGCAMLLLGCEYVRPTMNAPLSHWDPAYGYRSTNLPPSKIGSSDGLFIVASFSGGGARASALSYGVLQELARTLIVWEGRQERLVDELNIINAVSGGSFTAVYYALYGDRIFQDFETQFLRKDWETELRSRIFRSPSNWLRLWSPYFGRAHIFAELLDEALFNGHTFGDLLAKRQRPIINLHASDMASLSRFEFNQRQFNIICSDLSQLPLSVAAASTSALPLLLSPISIKNYAGECGFQPPTRLVEERPTAWGRQRARELRSYLDAKKRPYIHLLDGGLSDNIGMRTVLETTALVGDLESTFQMLGAKNIRKLVYLMVSAETAPDLTQYQLNDIPGLSRVSHALIDIPINRYSTDTMQLLDQAVQQWRLQLRQRPDSAPSIFAPDADIYFINASLTEMTDPEEEARLMNIATNLALTNEEVDHLLQAGSRLLRNNSEFQRLIRDLAHDATTTSTTSDAP from the coding sequence ATGGTGATCGGCTGCGCCATGCTGTTGCTCGGCTGCGAATACGTCCGCCCGACCATGAACGCGCCCTTGTCCCACTGGGACCCAGCCTATGGCTACCGATCGACGAACCTGCCTCCATCCAAGATCGGCAGCTCGGACGGTCTGTTCATCGTCGCATCGTTCTCAGGTGGCGGTGCGCGCGCATCGGCCCTCTCCTACGGCGTGTTGCAAGAGCTGGCTCGAACTCTGATCGTCTGGGAGGGACGTCAAGAACGACTGGTCGATGAGCTGAACATTATCAATGCCGTTTCGGGCGGAAGCTTCACTGCGGTGTATTACGCGCTCTATGGTGACCGTATCTTCCAGGATTTCGAGACTCAATTTCTCCGGAAGGATTGGGAGACCGAACTTCGGTCCAGGATTTTTCGTTCTCCGTCCAACTGGCTTCGACTCTGGTCTCCATATTTCGGTCGCGCCCATATCTTCGCCGAGTTATTGGACGAGGCCCTATTCAATGGCCATACTTTTGGTGATCTCCTTGCCAAGCGCCAGCGCCCCATCATTAATTTGCATGCCTCCGACATGGCCTCTCTTTCACGCTTCGAGTTCAACCAGCGGCAATTCAACATCATCTGTTCGGACCTCAGCCAACTCCCCTTGTCGGTCGCCGCCGCCTCCACGAGTGCACTCCCACTGCTGCTCAGCCCGATTTCAATTAAAAACTATGCCGGCGAATGTGGATTTCAGCCGCCGACCAGATTGGTGGAAGAGCGGCCCACCGCATGGGGCCGCCAGCGCGCCAGGGAACTCCGGTCCTATCTCGACGCCAAGAAACGTCCGTACATTCATCTTTTGGATGGCGGGCTTTCCGACAATATTGGGATGCGCACCGTCTTGGAAACGACGGCCCTCGTCGGAGATCTGGAGTCAACGTTCCAGATGCTCGGAGCCAAGAACATTCGAAAGCTGGTCTACCTCATGGTGAGCGCGGAAACCGCTCCGGATCTGACTCAATACCAGCTCAACGATATCCCGGGTCTTTCGCGAGTAAGCCACGCATTAATTGATATCCCGATCAACCGCTATTCCACAGACACCATGCAACTCCTGGATCAGGCCGTGCAGCAATGGCGCCTACAGCTCAGGCAGAGGCCCGATAGTGCTCCCAGCATTTTCGCGCCGGACGCGGATATCTACTTCATCAACGCGAGCCTGACAGAAATGACCGATCCGGAGGAAGAGGCGCGCCTCATGAATATTGCCACCAACCTCGCCTTGACCAACGAAGAAGTCGATCATCTGCTTCAAGCCGGATCGCGTCTATTGCGGAACAATTCAGAATTTCAGCGTCTGATCAGGGACCTTGCGCACGATGCCACAACGACTTCGACAACGTCCGATGCGCCTTAG
- a CDS encoding outer membrane beta-barrel protein, with the protein MHTSFTPSLLKGILTATLLLGMTPHVAQAHPPDDHPSDAADGGWVHEGMAEEGRITGGFRVGPSFTTQGSGVSTVGPLVNFQGMYGLNKWFRAGMMLEWENHGVDDPGTGSVNTVTLLPVNLEYRPGHFGNLIPYVTTGIGVNINTHNVSDSFAWRVGGGVDYALTNLIPGAPQGMKLNVETAWKRNHANGDASTIGLLFGVRHTF; encoded by the coding sequence ATGCATACAAGCTTTACTCCATCCTTATTAAAGGGGATACTGACCGCTACACTCTTGCTCGGCATGACTCCTCACGTCGCTCAGGCTCATCCCCCTGATGATCATCCTTCCGATGCCGCCGATGGGGGATGGGTCCATGAAGGCATGGCTGAAGAAGGGAGAATCACAGGAGGGTTTCGTGTCGGACCGAGCTTCACCACACAAGGCTCCGGCGTATCTACCGTCGGCCCCTTGGTGAACTTCCAAGGCATGTATGGCCTCAATAAATGGTTCCGGGCCGGGATGATGCTGGAATGGGAAAATCATGGTGTCGATGATCCTGGGACCGGCTCCGTCAATACCGTCACCTTGCTGCCTGTCAACTTGGAGTATCGTCCTGGGCATTTTGGAAATCTGATTCCCTATGTCACAACCGGAATCGGTGTAAACATTAATACACACAACGTGTCCGACAGTTTTGCATGGCGGGTTGGCGGAGGCGTGGACTATGCCTTGACCAATTTAATCCCAGGAGCCCCACAAGGAATGAAACTGAATGTGGAAACGGCCTGGAAGCGGAATCATGCAAATGGGGATGCTTCCACTATCGGATTGTTGTTCGGGGTACGCCACACCTTCTGA
- a CDS encoding thermonuclease family protein, whose amino-acid sequence MGQQTTHLTKPQLFLSTLQVIVLLAGVLLSGGVAFPFGGQVVTVLDGGTIEVVRSGKAQRVRLNGIACPRSGQPYSEQAKQATSDLGFSMDVTLQIYGKDKQGRVVAEVLLPDDRNMSQLLVQQGWCWWDRKQAPDDTQLEALEKEARESQRGLWADPDPVPPWEWRKNARATTP is encoded by the coding sequence ATGGGACAACAAACGACTCATTTGACCAAGCCCCAGCTGTTTCTTTCGACCCTACAGGTCATCGTGCTTCTGGCAGGTGTGCTTCTGAGCGGAGGAGTGGCGTTCCCCTTCGGTGGCCAAGTGGTAACCGTGCTTGATGGTGGCACGATTGAAGTAGTGCGAAGCGGAAAGGCGCAACGAGTTCGCTTGAACGGGATTGCCTGTCCGAGGAGTGGCCAACCCTACAGCGAGCAGGCCAAACAAGCGACATCGGACCTGGGATTTAGTATGGACGTGACGCTTCAGATCTATGGTAAGGACAAGCAGGGACGTGTTGTGGCTGAGGTGCTTCTTCCCGATGACAGGAACATGAGCCAGTTGTTGGTACAGCAGGGCTGGTGTTGGTGGGATCGGAAGCAGGCCCCTGATGATACCCAGCTGGAAGCGCTGGAGAAAGAGGCACGAGAGTCCCAAAGGGGATTGTGGGCTGATCCAGATCCGGTCCCACCATGGGAATGGCGGAAGAATGCTCGGGCTACGACGCCATAG